The following coding sequences are from one Triticum dicoccoides isolate Atlit2015 ecotype Zavitan chromosome 4A, WEW_v2.0, whole genome shotgun sequence window:
- the LOC119284764 gene encoding uncharacterized protein LOC119284764 translates to MGNCQAADAAAVVIQHPASGRTELAYWSLPAGEVMAANPGHYVAAVITAPHAASSEGPGGAPPVKHLKLLRPDDTLLLGRVYRLVSFEEVLKEFATKRHVKLSRVMVKAKDEVAAPTKPAKPRRRRGSSGGGGADAGVVREESDRSLAKIMRQSVEEEEAAAAPSSGRVPKAGTNDNNGVAASEPGLDDDDDDCDLESLLPPGLALGRRLGRQWRPALQSIAEGRD, encoded by the exons ATGGGTAACTGCCAGGCGGCCGACGCGGCGGCGGTGGTGATCCAGCACCCGGCCAGCGGCCGCACGGAGCTGGCCTACTGGTCGCTCCCGGCGGGCGAGGTCATGGCCGCCAACCCGGGCCACTacgtcgccgccgtcatcaccgCCCCGCACGCCGCGTCTTCCGAGGGCCCCGGCGGCGCCCCGCCCGTGAAGCACCTCAAGCTGCTCCGCCCCGACGACACGCTCCTGCTCGGCCGCGTCTACCGCCTCGTCAGCTTCGAAG AGGTGCTGAAGGAGTTCGCGACGAAGCGGCACGTCAAGCTCAGCCGCGTCATGGTCAAGGCCAAGGACGAGGTGGCGGCGCCCACGAAGCCGGCCAAGCCCAGGCGCCGGcgtggcagcagcggcggcggcggcgccgacgcCGGCGTCGTGCGCGAGGAATCCGACCGGTCGCTCGCAAAG ATCATGCGCCAGTCGGTGGAGGAGGAAGAGGCCGCGGCCGCACCGAGCTCCGGGCGCGTACCGAAGGCAGGAACAAACGACAACAATGGCGTCGCGGCGTCCGAGCCcggcctcgacgacgacgacgacgactgcgACCTGGAGTCGCTGCTGCCGCCCGGGCTGGCGCTCGGCAGGCGGCTCGGCCGGCAGTGGCGGCCGGCCCTGCAGAGCATCGCGGAAGGGCGAGACTGA